Proteins from one Porites lutea chromosome 3, jaPorLute2.1, whole genome shotgun sequence genomic window:
- the LOC140932024 gene encoding ATP-dependent DNA helicase RecQ-like translates to MARISIPILPFGTVTRSIDLLDVLKTVWSYSSLKPLQQKAIDSILYGNDAMVIMPTSGGKSLVFQLPAVCNHKPAVVVSPLIALINDQITDLRSRGVEAVSFTGETDSTRRQQILYKLRAGDPELKRIYTTPETLNRDVVLKGIVKTVGEKDLISYLIYDEAQCISQWGNGFRPDYLAVAEMGKILVPKAPTILLSATATQDAIADINKKLGYKI, encoded by the coding sequence ATGGCTCGTATCTCTATCCCAATCCTCCCTTTTGGAACTGTGACAAGGTCAATTGACCTGCTTGATGTACTGAAAACTGTGTGGAGTTATTCAAGTCTTAAGCCACTTCAACAGAAAGCCATTGATTCTATTTTATATGGAAATGATGCAATGGTGATTATGCCCACAAGTGGAGGCAAGTCACTTGTTTTTCAGTTGCCAGCAGTCTGTAACCACAAACCAGCCGTTGTTGTGTCCCCATTAATTGCACTAATTAATGATCAAATAACTGACTTAAGGTCTAGGGGAGTTGAAGCTGTATCCTTTACAGGAGAGACGGACAGTACACGAAGGCAGCAAATTCTTTACAAACTGCGGGCTGGGGATCCAGAGTTAAAACGTATTTACACCACCCCTGAAACACTGAATCGGGATGTTGTGTTAAAAGGAATTGTGAAGACAGTGGGTGAAAAAGATTTGATTTCTTATCTGATTTATGATGAGGCACAATGCATCAGCCAGTGGGGCAATGGTTTCAGGCCTGACTATTTAGCTGTTGCAGAAATGGGTAAGATTCTTGTCCCAAAAGCACCCACTATCTTATTGTCTGCAACCGCAACGCAAGATGCTATTGCtgacataaacaaaaaattaggttacaaaatttaa